A stretch of Motacilla alba alba isolate MOTALB_02 chromosome 18, Motacilla_alba_V1.0_pri, whole genome shotgun sequence DNA encodes these proteins:
- the LOC119709280 gene encoding MYCBP-associated protein isoform X2: MPGVRVIPESRHPSIPLPRHPGVPSRPEFRVAGVPKPQSPNILNVPLSPATSQRHGACVPAGGSSTAEPQQGAVPGGRCLPVAARRCPSRPGTACGGAGRGAGGPDMASRWGSRSRNRTPPGRKEKTFEQPCSTIVEEPEPEPVPCVLQGEDLQALEIKVEDLDKLHAPRLAHDAGRIPVRKNYLVRKYRPKEVAHLVAHPVPPKAPRGPLTFSGSRQFDDGCEEILPHHILGSLQELRMEALAKRNTQLADAIKVPHPDVTAAALEEEHGREKKEKAHQAQLPEHKAFQNWSHHMAMRKKQEKHLGEILHKPENELLMNMSDNYRQIQEERDLIDRSLPALFPGKGYRVGSEFWSLPEQIGDELTGLTLTLTRTECGHPEPLTHVGKPRTVQRETGVKPPKKIPCHLNWDKSLFLKHQQQELKSLLEELGFYKPDLEGLEVIGKGQPFTSVSAEAFLHTAISEEIEILDPLGDSFTEVPEAEKVPSLVFCGEPARWIKGITACRKEIGIAARLTFETLASEKAESFLTVTNDGRASIWYNWMRLPQQIPSRETKGRRVPCFYFDTRPGVILPGETRRFSFIFKSERAGIFSEPWEFRTHPLLLGGALLQVTLWGIAVYEDKLADFREKLESELAAREGTSIVKESLNELLDQIRTPERTPSPVDACVTEEELFHRKNPQLHYQHQVVKQLHKLWRQHLTVPSVLEEEVPLDQRSTAEDMEYQESTLEPPSVRSSTTELPCGKYTLEDTPREKSTEEEETGPSGWNLSLEDFKQAAMSISGEEQREEALTQLNKAALELCVEQRPTQLDLLYPLCLQLWRGAIDDLVSHSLRLRSMLGLIKKDTYIWTPEETGLAMVFTQTDPANTVSMRPLHCFFKQRSLQEEVKQGGAKKGGKEDKIPTKKEEKKDKEGKKSRGTSGKEKVDHSGSRKLKAKDEKQVSSISVQDVKGGAESIKGRYEKEKVKEETATTAGAESVQEQVDSVSLETYREKLYIEIYKLLDSMVSKMVSLFEDLKQ, translated from the exons ATGCCTGGTGTCCGGGTTATTCCGGAGTCCCGGCACCCCAGTATCCCCCTGCCCCGCCACCCTGGTGTTCCTAGTCGCCCAGAGTTCCGTGTCGCCGGTGTCCCGAAGCCCCAGAGTCCCAACATCCTCAATGTCCCGTTGTCCCCGGCCACGTCGCAGCGGCACGGCGCATGCGTGCCGGCAGGGGGAAGCAGTACCGCGGAGCCCCAGCAGGGGGCGGTGCCCGGAGGCCGCTGCCTGCCCGTCgcggcccggcgctgcccgtCGCGGCCTGGCACTGcctgcggcggggccgggcgcggtgCCGGTGGCCCGGACATGGCGTCGCGGTGGGGGAGTCGGTCTCGGAACCGAACTCCTCCTG gcaggaaggaaaagactTTTGAACAACCATGTTCAACAATTGTAGAAGAGCCTGAGCCTGAGCCTGTTCCATGTGTTCTGCAAGGAGAGGACCTCCAGGCACTTGAAATTAAGGTGGAGGACCTGGACAAA CTTCATGCTCCACGCCTTGCCCATGATGCCGGGAGAATTCCAGTTCGGAAGAATTACCTTGTCCGAAAATACAGACCCAAGGAGGTGGCACATCTCGTAGCACATCCTGTTCCCCCCAAGGCACCCAGGGGACCACTGACTTTTTCTG GATCAAGACAGTTTGATGATGGCTGTGAAGAGATCCTCCCTCATCACATTTTGGGAAGTCTCCAGGAGTTAAGGATGGAAGCCTTGGCCAAAAGAAACACTCAG CTAGCAGATGCTATTAAGGTTCCTCATCCAGATGTTACTGCAGCAGCTTTAGAAGAGGAACatggaagagagaagaaagaaaaggcacatCAGGCCCAACTACCAGAGCACAAAGCTTTCCAGAACTGGAGCCATCATATGGCAatgaggaaaaagcaggagaaacacCTAGGAG aaattCTTCACAAGCCAGAGAATGAATTGCTGATGAACATGTCAGACAATTACAGGCAAATCCAGGAAGAACGTGACCTCATTGACCGGAGTCTCCCTGCCCTATTTCCTGGAAAG GGATACCGAGTGGGAAGTGAGTTCTGGAGCCTTCCTGAGCAAATTGGGGATGAACTCACCGGGCTGACTCTGACCCTGACCCGGACGGAATGTGGGCACCCAGAGCCACTCACTCATGTGGGGAAACCCCGAACTGTCCAGAGGGAAACAG GTGTGAAGCCTCCGAAGAAGATTCCTTGCCACCTAAACTGGGATAAAAGTCTTTTCCTGAAACATCAACAGCAGGAGCTAAAATCTCTCCTAGAGGAGCTGGGCTTTTATAAGCCG GATCTGGAAGGACTGGAGGTGATTGGGAAAGGGCAGCCTTTCACATCTGTCTCAGCTGAGGCTTTTCTACATACCGCCATTTCTGAAGAGATTGAGATCCT TGACCCCTTAGGTGACTCCTTCACTGAGGTTCCAGAAGCTGAAAAGGTTCCATCTTTAGTTTTCTGTGGCGAGCCTGCTCGTTGGATCAAGGGCATCACTGCTTGCAGG AAGGAAATTGGTATTGCTGCCCGGCTCACCTTTGAGACTCTGGCTAGTGAGAAGGCTGAAAGCTTCCTGACAGTGACCAATGATGGCAGAGCTTCCATTTGGTACAATTGGATGAGGCTTCCCCAGCAGATCCCCTCCAGAGAAACCAAGGGGAGAAGAGTGCCCTGCTTTTACTTTGATACCCGACCAG GTGTAATTTTGCCTGGAGAAACTCGgaggttttcttttattttcaagtcaGAGAGAGCAGGCATTTTCAGTGAGCCCTGGGAATTTAGGACACATCCTCTGTTATTAGGAGGAGCTCTGCTTCAGGTGACCCTTTGGGGAATTGCTGTGTATGAGGATAAATTGGCTGACTTCAGAGAGAAATTGGAG AGTGAGCTGGCTGCTCGAGAAGGTACTTCTATAGTGAAAGAAAGCCTGAATGAACTTCTTGACCAAATTCGGACACCCGAGCGCACCCCATCTCCTGTGGATGCCTGTGTCACAGAGGAAGAGCTGTTCCACAGGAAAAATCCCCAG TTGCATTATCAGCATCAAGTGGTAAAGCAGCTGCATAAACTATGGAGACAGCACCTGACTGTGCCTTCAGTCTTGGAGGAGGAAGTGCCCTTGGACCAGAGGAGCACTGCAGAGGACATGGAGTACCAGGAGAGCACCTTGGAGCCTCCCTCTGTCCGGAGCAGCACCACTGAGCTCCCATGTGGGAAATACACATTAGAGGACACTCCAAGGGAAAAGAGcactgaggaggaagaaacagGTCCTTCAGGATGGAACCTTTCCCTCGAGGACTTTAAACAG GCTGCAATGTCTATCTCCGGGGAGGAGCAGCGGGAAGAAGCACTGACCCAGCTCAAtaaggcagctctggagctgtgtgTTGAACAGAGGCCAACCCAGTTAGACCTTCTGTATCCCCTCTG CCTCCAGCTGTGGCGTGGAGCAATTGATGACTTGGTGAGTCACTCTCTGAGGCTGAGATCCATGCTTGGTTTGATTAAGAAGGACACCTATATATGGACACCAGAGGAAACAG GTCTAGCCATGGTTTTCACACAGACTGACCCAGCAAATACTGTCTCAATGAGACCTCTTCattgcttttttaaacaaagaagtCTTCAAG AGGAAGTAAAGCAAGGAGGAGcaaaaaagggaggaaaggaagacaaaataCCTActaagaaagaagagaaaaaggataaagaaggcaaaaaaagtaGAGGGACAtcaggaaaggagaaagtg GATCAttcaggcagcagaaagctgaaagCAAAAGATGAGAAGCAAGTATCTTCCATTTCTGTGCAGGATGTGAAAGGGGGAGCAGAGTCCATCAAAGGAAGATATGAGAAGGAGAAGGTGAAAGAGGAAACTGCAACTACAGCTGGGGCAGAATCTGTTCAGGAGCAGGTGGACTCTGTTTCACTTGAAACATACCGGGAAAAGCTCTACATTGAA ATTTACAAGCTGCTGGATTCAATGGTGAGCAAAATGGTGTCTTTATTTGAGGATCTGAAGCAGTAA
- the LOC119709280 gene encoding MYCBP-associated protein isoform X1: MPGVRVIPESRHPSIPLPRHPGVPSRPEFRVAGVPKPQSPNILNVPLSPATSQRHGACVPAGGSSTAEPQQGAVPGGRCLPVAARRCPSRPGTACGGAGRGAGGPDMASRWGSRSRNRTPPGRKEKTFEQPCSTIVEEPEPEPVPCVLQGEDLQALEIKVEDLDKLHAPRLAHDAGRIPVRKNYLVRKYRPKEVAHLVAHPVPPKAPRGPLTFSGSRQFDDGCEEILPHHILGSLQELRMEALAKRNTQLADAIKVPHPDVTAAALEEEHGREKKEKAHQAQLPEHKAFQNWSHHMAMRKKQEKHLGEILHKPENELLMNMSDNYRQIQEERDLIDRSLPALFPGKGYRVGSEFWSLPEQIGDELTGLTLTLTRTECGHPEPLTHVGKPRTVQRETGVKPPKKIPCHLNWDKSLFLKHQQQELKSLLEELGFYKPDLEGLEVIGKGQPFTSVSAEAFLHTAISEEIEILSDPLGDSFTEVPEAEKVPSLVFCGEPARWIKGITACRKEIGIAARLTFETLASEKAESFLTVTNDGRASIWYNWMRLPQQIPSRETKGRRVPCFYFDTRPGVILPGETRRFSFIFKSERAGIFSEPWEFRTHPLLLGGALLQVTLWGIAVYEDKLADFREKLESELAAREGTSIVKESLNELLDQIRTPERTPSPVDACVTEEELFHRKNPQLHYQHQVVKQLHKLWRQHLTVPSVLEEEVPLDQRSTAEDMEYQESTLEPPSVRSSTTELPCGKYTLEDTPREKSTEEEETGPSGWNLSLEDFKQAAMSISGEEQREEALTQLNKAALELCVEQRPTQLDLLYPLCLQLWRGAIDDLVSHSLRLRSMLGLIKKDTYIWTPEETGLAMVFTQTDPANTVSMRPLHCFFKQRSLQEEVKQGGAKKGGKEDKIPTKKEEKKDKEGKKSRGTSGKEKVDHSGSRKLKAKDEKQVSSISVQDVKGGAESIKGRYEKEKVKEETATTAGAESVQEQVDSVSLETYREKLYIEIYKLLDSMVSKMVSLFEDLKQ, from the exons ATGCCTGGTGTCCGGGTTATTCCGGAGTCCCGGCACCCCAGTATCCCCCTGCCCCGCCACCCTGGTGTTCCTAGTCGCCCAGAGTTCCGTGTCGCCGGTGTCCCGAAGCCCCAGAGTCCCAACATCCTCAATGTCCCGTTGTCCCCGGCCACGTCGCAGCGGCACGGCGCATGCGTGCCGGCAGGGGGAAGCAGTACCGCGGAGCCCCAGCAGGGGGCGGTGCCCGGAGGCCGCTGCCTGCCCGTCgcggcccggcgctgcccgtCGCGGCCTGGCACTGcctgcggcggggccgggcgcggtgCCGGTGGCCCGGACATGGCGTCGCGGTGGGGGAGTCGGTCTCGGAACCGAACTCCTCCTG gcaggaaggaaaagactTTTGAACAACCATGTTCAACAATTGTAGAAGAGCCTGAGCCTGAGCCTGTTCCATGTGTTCTGCAAGGAGAGGACCTCCAGGCACTTGAAATTAAGGTGGAGGACCTGGACAAA CTTCATGCTCCACGCCTTGCCCATGATGCCGGGAGAATTCCAGTTCGGAAGAATTACCTTGTCCGAAAATACAGACCCAAGGAGGTGGCACATCTCGTAGCACATCCTGTTCCCCCCAAGGCACCCAGGGGACCACTGACTTTTTCTG GATCAAGACAGTTTGATGATGGCTGTGAAGAGATCCTCCCTCATCACATTTTGGGAAGTCTCCAGGAGTTAAGGATGGAAGCCTTGGCCAAAAGAAACACTCAG CTAGCAGATGCTATTAAGGTTCCTCATCCAGATGTTACTGCAGCAGCTTTAGAAGAGGAACatggaagagagaagaaagaaaaggcacatCAGGCCCAACTACCAGAGCACAAAGCTTTCCAGAACTGGAGCCATCATATGGCAatgaggaaaaagcaggagaaacacCTAGGAG aaattCTTCACAAGCCAGAGAATGAATTGCTGATGAACATGTCAGACAATTACAGGCAAATCCAGGAAGAACGTGACCTCATTGACCGGAGTCTCCCTGCCCTATTTCCTGGAAAG GGATACCGAGTGGGAAGTGAGTTCTGGAGCCTTCCTGAGCAAATTGGGGATGAACTCACCGGGCTGACTCTGACCCTGACCCGGACGGAATGTGGGCACCCAGAGCCACTCACTCATGTGGGGAAACCCCGAACTGTCCAGAGGGAAACAG GTGTGAAGCCTCCGAAGAAGATTCCTTGCCACCTAAACTGGGATAAAAGTCTTTTCCTGAAACATCAACAGCAGGAGCTAAAATCTCTCCTAGAGGAGCTGGGCTTTTATAAGCCG GATCTGGAAGGACTGGAGGTGATTGGGAAAGGGCAGCCTTTCACATCTGTCTCAGCTGAGGCTTTTCTACATACCGCCATTTCTGAAGAGATTGAGATCCT cagTGACCCCTTAGGTGACTCCTTCACTGAGGTTCCAGAAGCTGAAAAGGTTCCATCTTTAGTTTTCTGTGGCGAGCCTGCTCGTTGGATCAAGGGCATCACTGCTTGCAGG AAGGAAATTGGTATTGCTGCCCGGCTCACCTTTGAGACTCTGGCTAGTGAGAAGGCTGAAAGCTTCCTGACAGTGACCAATGATGGCAGAGCTTCCATTTGGTACAATTGGATGAGGCTTCCCCAGCAGATCCCCTCCAGAGAAACCAAGGGGAGAAGAGTGCCCTGCTTTTACTTTGATACCCGACCAG GTGTAATTTTGCCTGGAGAAACTCGgaggttttcttttattttcaagtcaGAGAGAGCAGGCATTTTCAGTGAGCCCTGGGAATTTAGGACACATCCTCTGTTATTAGGAGGAGCTCTGCTTCAGGTGACCCTTTGGGGAATTGCTGTGTATGAGGATAAATTGGCTGACTTCAGAGAGAAATTGGAG AGTGAGCTGGCTGCTCGAGAAGGTACTTCTATAGTGAAAGAAAGCCTGAATGAACTTCTTGACCAAATTCGGACACCCGAGCGCACCCCATCTCCTGTGGATGCCTGTGTCACAGAGGAAGAGCTGTTCCACAGGAAAAATCCCCAG TTGCATTATCAGCATCAAGTGGTAAAGCAGCTGCATAAACTATGGAGACAGCACCTGACTGTGCCTTCAGTCTTGGAGGAGGAAGTGCCCTTGGACCAGAGGAGCACTGCAGAGGACATGGAGTACCAGGAGAGCACCTTGGAGCCTCCCTCTGTCCGGAGCAGCACCACTGAGCTCCCATGTGGGAAATACACATTAGAGGACACTCCAAGGGAAAAGAGcactgaggaggaagaaacagGTCCTTCAGGATGGAACCTTTCCCTCGAGGACTTTAAACAG GCTGCAATGTCTATCTCCGGGGAGGAGCAGCGGGAAGAAGCACTGACCCAGCTCAAtaaggcagctctggagctgtgtgTTGAACAGAGGCCAACCCAGTTAGACCTTCTGTATCCCCTCTG CCTCCAGCTGTGGCGTGGAGCAATTGATGACTTGGTGAGTCACTCTCTGAGGCTGAGATCCATGCTTGGTTTGATTAAGAAGGACACCTATATATGGACACCAGAGGAAACAG GTCTAGCCATGGTTTTCACACAGACTGACCCAGCAAATACTGTCTCAATGAGACCTCTTCattgcttttttaaacaaagaagtCTTCAAG AGGAAGTAAAGCAAGGAGGAGcaaaaaagggaggaaaggaagacaaaataCCTActaagaaagaagagaaaaaggataaagaaggcaaaaaaagtaGAGGGACAtcaggaaaggagaaagtg GATCAttcaggcagcagaaagctgaaagCAAAAGATGAGAAGCAAGTATCTTCCATTTCTGTGCAGGATGTGAAAGGGGGAGCAGAGTCCATCAAAGGAAGATATGAGAAGGAGAAGGTGAAAGAGGAAACTGCAACTACAGCTGGGGCAGAATCTGTTCAGGAGCAGGTGGACTCTGTTTCACTTGAAACATACCGGGAAAAGCTCTACATTGAA ATTTACAAGCTGCTGGATTCAATGGTGAGCAAAATGGTGTCTTTATTTGAGGATCTGAAGCAGTAA
- the LOC119709280 gene encoding MYCBP-associated protein isoform X3: MPGVRVIPESRHPSIPLPRHPGVPSRPEFRVAGVPKPQSPNILNVPLSPATSQRHGACVPAGGSSTAEPQQGAVPGGRCLPVAARRCPSRPGTACGGAGRGAGGPDMASRWGSRSRNRTPPGRKEKTFEQPCSTIVEEPEPEPVPCVLQGEDLQALEIKVEDLDKLHAPRLAHDAGRIPVRKNYLVRKYRPKEVAHLVAHPVPPKAPRGPLTFSGSRQFDDGCEEILPHHILGSLQELRMEALAKRNTQLADAIKVPHPDVTAAALEEEHGREKKEKAHQAQLPEHKAFQNWSHHMAMRKKQEKHLGEILHKPENELLMNMSDNYRQIQEERDLIDRSLPALFPGKGYRVGSEFWSLPEQIGDELTGLTLTLTRTECGHPEPLTHVGKPRTVQRETGVKPPKKIPCHLNWDKSLFLKHQQQELKSLLEELGFYKPDLEGLEVIGKGQPFTSVSAEAFLHTAISEEIEILSDPLGDSFTEVPEAEKVPSLVFCGEPARWIKGITACRKEIGIAARLTFETLASEKAESFLTVTNDGRASIWYNWMRLPQQIPSRETKGRRVPCFYFDTRPGVILPGETRRFSFIFKSERAGIFSEPWEFRTHPLLLGGALLQVTLWGIAVYEDKLADFREKLESELAAREGTSIVKESLNELLDQIRTPERTPSPVDACVTEEELFHRKNPQLHYQHQVVKQLHKLWRQHLTVPSVLEEEVPLDQRSTAEDMEYQESTLEPPSVRSSTTELPCGKYTLEDTPREKSTEEEETGPSGWNLSLEDFKQAAMSISGEEQREEALTQLNKAALELCVEQRPTQLDLLYPLCLQLWRGAIDDLVSHSLRLRSMLGLIKKDTYIWTPEETEEVKQGGAKKGGKEDKIPTKKEEKKDKEGKKSRGTSGKEKVDHSGSRKLKAKDEKQVSSISVQDVKGGAESIKGRYEKEKVKEETATTAGAESVQEQVDSVSLETYREKLYIEVSLTKACIVVRVLFFSCKAH, encoded by the exons ATGCCTGGTGTCCGGGTTATTCCGGAGTCCCGGCACCCCAGTATCCCCCTGCCCCGCCACCCTGGTGTTCCTAGTCGCCCAGAGTTCCGTGTCGCCGGTGTCCCGAAGCCCCAGAGTCCCAACATCCTCAATGTCCCGTTGTCCCCGGCCACGTCGCAGCGGCACGGCGCATGCGTGCCGGCAGGGGGAAGCAGTACCGCGGAGCCCCAGCAGGGGGCGGTGCCCGGAGGCCGCTGCCTGCCCGTCgcggcccggcgctgcccgtCGCGGCCTGGCACTGcctgcggcggggccgggcgcggtgCCGGTGGCCCGGACATGGCGTCGCGGTGGGGGAGTCGGTCTCGGAACCGAACTCCTCCTG gcaggaaggaaaagactTTTGAACAACCATGTTCAACAATTGTAGAAGAGCCTGAGCCTGAGCCTGTTCCATGTGTTCTGCAAGGAGAGGACCTCCAGGCACTTGAAATTAAGGTGGAGGACCTGGACAAA CTTCATGCTCCACGCCTTGCCCATGATGCCGGGAGAATTCCAGTTCGGAAGAATTACCTTGTCCGAAAATACAGACCCAAGGAGGTGGCACATCTCGTAGCACATCCTGTTCCCCCCAAGGCACCCAGGGGACCACTGACTTTTTCTG GATCAAGACAGTTTGATGATGGCTGTGAAGAGATCCTCCCTCATCACATTTTGGGAAGTCTCCAGGAGTTAAGGATGGAAGCCTTGGCCAAAAGAAACACTCAG CTAGCAGATGCTATTAAGGTTCCTCATCCAGATGTTACTGCAGCAGCTTTAGAAGAGGAACatggaagagagaagaaagaaaaggcacatCAGGCCCAACTACCAGAGCACAAAGCTTTCCAGAACTGGAGCCATCATATGGCAatgaggaaaaagcaggagaaacacCTAGGAG aaattCTTCACAAGCCAGAGAATGAATTGCTGATGAACATGTCAGACAATTACAGGCAAATCCAGGAAGAACGTGACCTCATTGACCGGAGTCTCCCTGCCCTATTTCCTGGAAAG GGATACCGAGTGGGAAGTGAGTTCTGGAGCCTTCCTGAGCAAATTGGGGATGAACTCACCGGGCTGACTCTGACCCTGACCCGGACGGAATGTGGGCACCCAGAGCCACTCACTCATGTGGGGAAACCCCGAACTGTCCAGAGGGAAACAG GTGTGAAGCCTCCGAAGAAGATTCCTTGCCACCTAAACTGGGATAAAAGTCTTTTCCTGAAACATCAACAGCAGGAGCTAAAATCTCTCCTAGAGGAGCTGGGCTTTTATAAGCCG GATCTGGAAGGACTGGAGGTGATTGGGAAAGGGCAGCCTTTCACATCTGTCTCAGCTGAGGCTTTTCTACATACCGCCATTTCTGAAGAGATTGAGATCCT cagTGACCCCTTAGGTGACTCCTTCACTGAGGTTCCAGAAGCTGAAAAGGTTCCATCTTTAGTTTTCTGTGGCGAGCCTGCTCGTTGGATCAAGGGCATCACTGCTTGCAGG AAGGAAATTGGTATTGCTGCCCGGCTCACCTTTGAGACTCTGGCTAGTGAGAAGGCTGAAAGCTTCCTGACAGTGACCAATGATGGCAGAGCTTCCATTTGGTACAATTGGATGAGGCTTCCCCAGCAGATCCCCTCCAGAGAAACCAAGGGGAGAAGAGTGCCCTGCTTTTACTTTGATACCCGACCAG GTGTAATTTTGCCTGGAGAAACTCGgaggttttcttttattttcaagtcaGAGAGAGCAGGCATTTTCAGTGAGCCCTGGGAATTTAGGACACATCCTCTGTTATTAGGAGGAGCTCTGCTTCAGGTGACCCTTTGGGGAATTGCTGTGTATGAGGATAAATTGGCTGACTTCAGAGAGAAATTGGAG AGTGAGCTGGCTGCTCGAGAAGGTACTTCTATAGTGAAAGAAAGCCTGAATGAACTTCTTGACCAAATTCGGACACCCGAGCGCACCCCATCTCCTGTGGATGCCTGTGTCACAGAGGAAGAGCTGTTCCACAGGAAAAATCCCCAG TTGCATTATCAGCATCAAGTGGTAAAGCAGCTGCATAAACTATGGAGACAGCACCTGACTGTGCCTTCAGTCTTGGAGGAGGAAGTGCCCTTGGACCAGAGGAGCACTGCAGAGGACATGGAGTACCAGGAGAGCACCTTGGAGCCTCCCTCTGTCCGGAGCAGCACCACTGAGCTCCCATGTGGGAAATACACATTAGAGGACACTCCAAGGGAAAAGAGcactgaggaggaagaaacagGTCCTTCAGGATGGAACCTTTCCCTCGAGGACTTTAAACAG GCTGCAATGTCTATCTCCGGGGAGGAGCAGCGGGAAGAAGCACTGACCCAGCTCAAtaaggcagctctggagctgtgtgTTGAACAGAGGCCAACCCAGTTAGACCTTCTGTATCCCCTCTG CCTCCAGCTGTGGCGTGGAGCAATTGATGACTTGGTGAGTCACTCTCTGAGGCTGAGATCCATGCTTGGTTTGATTAAGAAGGACACCTATATATGGACACCAGAGGAAACAG AGGAAGTAAAGCAAGGAGGAGcaaaaaagggaggaaaggaagacaaaataCCTActaagaaagaagagaaaaaggataaagaaggcaaaaaaagtaGAGGGACAtcaggaaaggagaaagtg GATCAttcaggcagcagaaagctgaaagCAAAAGATGAGAAGCAAGTATCTTCCATTTCTGTGCAGGATGTGAAAGGGGGAGCAGAGTCCATCAAAGGAAGATATGAGAAGGAGAAGGTGAAAGAGGAAACTGCAACTACAGCTGGGGCAGAATCTGTTCAGGAGCAGGTGGACTCTGTTTCACTTGAAACATACCGGGAAAAGCTCTACATTGAAGTGAGTCTGACCAAAGCTTGTATCGTTGTcagggttttgttcttttcttgtaAGGCACACTGA